In Brachypodium distachyon strain Bd21 chromosome 2, Brachypodium_distachyon_v3.0, whole genome shotgun sequence, one genomic interval encodes:
- the LOC100841315 gene encoding beta-glucuronosyltransferase GlcAT14B, with translation MGASGRGAAEQQPTGAKPSPRIGEQHYPASSTKTSPRAGTGIGIGVGVPSMLPTALLESKWALSAAITVFLFLAAALTFTSSPAISASSFLSFLPASHPQQHDQQQQPASSSPPPAAADPGAGVPRLAYLVSGSKGDLDRLWRTLHALYHPRNLYVVHLDRESPVGERLELAARVANSTVFRRVGNVEVIRRANMVTYRGPTMVANTLHACAVLLRRSRDWDWFINLSASDYPLMTQDDILHVFSTLPRNVNFIEHTGNLGWKEGQRGRPVIVDPGLYSSQKQDIFYTSPHRELPTAFKLYTGSAWVALTRDFAEYVVWGWDNLPRTLLMYYSNFVSSPEGYFQTVACNAPRFVPTVANHDLHHIQWDVPPRQHPHPLGLADMDRMLRSDAPFARKFGRDDPVLDAIDRQLLRGRGGSNVNGTASSSSSGMFVPGGWCGENGDCVNSGGDQDWVLRPGPGAERLKRLMDRIVRSEAFANSQCK, from the exons ATGGGGgccagcggccgcggcgccgccgagcaGCAGCCGACGGGCGCCAAGCCGTCCCCACGCATAGGAGAGCAGCACTACCCGGCTTCGTCGACCAAGACGTCCCCGCGCGCCGGgaccggcatcggcatcggcgtgGGCGTGCCGTCCATGCTCCCCACGGCGCTGCTGGAGAGCAAGTGGGCGCTCTCGGCTGCCATCaccgtcttcctcttcctcgccgccgcgctcaccttcacctcctcccccgccatctccgcctcctccttcctctccttcctcccggCCTCGCATCCCCAACAACAcgaccagcagcagcagccggcttcgtcttctccgcctccggcggcggctgatCCGGGCGCGGGCGTGCCGAGGCTGGCGTACCTGGTGTCGGGCTCCAAGGGCGACCTGGACAGGCTATGGCGGACGCTGCACGCGCTCTACCACCCGCGGAACCTCTACGTGGTGCACCTGGACCGGGAATCCCCCGTCGGGGAGCGCCTGGAGCTGGCGGCCCGGGTCGCCAACAGCACCGTGTTCCGCCGCGTCGGCAACGTCGAGGTCATCCGCCGCGCCAACATGGTCACCTACCGGGGCCCGACCATGGTGGCCAACACGCTGCACGCCTGCGCCGTGCTCTTGCGCCGCAGCCGCGACTGGGACTGGTTCATCAACCTCTCCGCCTCCGACTACCCGCTCATGACCCAGGACG ATATCCTTCACGTGTTCTCGACGCTGCCCAGGAACGTCAACTTCATCGAGCACACCGGCAACCTCGGCTGGAAAGA GGGGCAGCGGGGGAGGCCAGTGATCGTGGACCCGGGGCTCTACAGCTCCCAAAAACAAGACATCTTCTACACGTCCCCGCACCGGGAGCTCCCGACGGCGTTCAAGCTCTACACGGGGTCGGCATGGGTGGCGCTGACCCGTGACTTCGCCGAGTACGTGGTCTGGGGCTGGGACAACCTGCCCCGGACGCTCCTCATGTACTACAGCAACTTCGTGTCGTCCCCGGAGGGCTACTTCCAGACGGTGGCCTGCAACGCGCCGCGGTTCGTGCCCACCGTGGCCAACCACGACCTGCACCACATCCAGTGGGACGTGCCGCCCAGGCAGCACCCGCACCCGCTCGGCCTCGCCGACATGGACCGGATGCTGCGCAGCGACGCGCCTTTCGCGCGCAAGTTCGGGCGCGACGATCCGGTCCTCGACGCCATTGATCGGCAGCTGCTGCGAGGGAGAGGGGGGAGTAATGTTAATGGGActgcgtcgtcgtcgtcgtcggggaTGTTTGTGCCAGGAGGGTGGTGTGGGGAGAATGGGGATTGTGTGAACAGTGGGGGTGATCAGGATTGGGTGCTGAGGCCAGGGCCTGGGGCGGAGAGGCTGAAGAGGCTCATGGACAGGATCGTCAGGTCCGAAGCCTTCGCCAACAGCCAGTGCAAGTAA
- the LOC100826639 gene encoding 60S ribosomal protein L26-1: MKRNPRVTSSRRKCRKAHFTAPSSVRRVLMSAALSSELRHKYNVRSIPIRKDDEVQVVRGTFKGREGKVVQVYRRRWVIHVERITREKVNGSTVNVGIHPSKVVVTKLKLDKDRKALLDRKARGRAADKAKGKFTADDVAAAAGGAAATGASLQEID, encoded by the coding sequence atgaagCGCAACCCCCGCGTCACGAGCTCCCGCCGGAAGTGCCGCAAGGCGCACTTCACGGCGCCGTCCTCCGTCCGCCGCGTGCTCATGTCCGCGGCCCTCTCCTCGGAGCTGCGCCACAAGTACAACGTCCGCTCCATCCCCATCCGCAAGGACGACGAGGTGCAGGTGGTGCGCGGTACCTTCAAGGGCCGCGAGGGAAAGGTGGTGCAGGtctaccgccgccgctgggtCATCCACGTGGAGCGGATCACCAGGGAGAAGGTGAACGGATCCACTGTGAACGTCGGCATCCACCCCAGCAAGGTCGTCGTCACGAAGCTGAAGCTCGACAAGGACCGCAAGGCACTCCTCGACCGCAAGGCCCGCGGCCGCGCGGCCGACAAGGCCAAGGGCAAGTTCACCGCcgatgacgtcgccgccgctgccggaggagccgccgccaccggcgcctcGCTCCAGGAGATTGATTAA
- the LOC100841619 gene encoding serine/threonine-protein kinase STY8 codes for MRLLQKARIRRSRTQIHEIIFSSLDKPRLLNKLSTLLSEIGLNIREAHVFSTKDGHSLDVFVVDGWDVVDTVGLHKALEASILRNMVSWFGFESLSLQPFSAEDCVSDIDITLLSIKRKLTSGSCGDAFLGTYGGEEVSVKVLRYADLSQILWKEFKDEILMLREVDHANTFRLVGSCTKPPQFCTITGYESAALCWPRSRCLQFCYFTLGANDIQGNTSPASRKCTSQAINPDAEMLGSLPI; via the exons ATGCGACTTCTTCAGAAAGCTAG GATACGGAGATCTCGTACACAAATTCATGAGATAATCTTTTCATCTCTTGACAAACCCAGGCTCCTTAATAAG CTGTCTACATTGCTTTCTGAGATTGGACTGAACATCAGAGAAGCGCATGTTTTCTCAACAAAAGATGGCCATTCACTTGATGTTTTTGTAGTTGATGGTTGGGATGTTGTG GACACGGTGGGCTTGCATAAGGCGCTAGAGGCATCAATTTTAAGAAACATG GTTTCATGGTTTGGCTTCGAGTCCTTAAGTTTACAACCATTCAGTGCAGAAGATTGTGTATCGGATATTGACATAACACTTCTGAGCATAAAAAGGAAGCTCACTTCTGGATCGTGTGGAGATGC GTTTCTTGGCACTTATGGTGGTGAGGAGGTTTCTGTTAAAGTTCTAAGATATGCGGATCTGAGTCAGATTCTTTGGAAAGAATTTAAGGATGAAATCCTCATGTTAAG GGAAGTTGATCATGCCAATACTTTTCGATTGGTTGGTTCATGCACAAAGCCACCTCAGTTTTGCACAATTACAG GTTATGAATCAGCAGCATTATGTTGGCCACGCAGCAGATGTTTACAGTTTTGCTATTTTACTTTGGGAGCTAATGACATCCAAG GGAACACGTCCCCAGCTTCCAGAAAATGCACATCCCAGGCTATTAACCCTGATGCAGAGATGTTGGGAAGCCTCCCCATCTAA
- the LOC104582513 gene encoding serine/threonine-protein kinase HT1, whose translation MEKENSWLTRARFSHTVYTRVGPRGVDVAPLGRDVEQKLLKFVSMGKSVSMPIDRDNEETKATLKHTASLPSIQSLLQVDKEKVSKQKVNLEIPLSPPVDSRKSKGPKARSLVKSPSSMMLLSYLNKAHTNQGSSLEKADGSQRKARSKSPLPCLEPSEVFREARASGQRFTSPPPKRVGSEKSIYGKSFGREVSDMCPSSDWCSTPVVSNKHKSQKDSLWTRRYFDSGGKRRVSSLDTMRGCRVSMAEAVQSTIDWTLDRSKLLVGHRFASGAYSRLYKGVYDDKPVAIKFIRQPDDDDNGKIAAKLEKQYNTEINALSHLYHKNVIKLVAAYKCEPVFYILTEFLPGGSLRSYLHSTQHHPIPLEKIISIALDIARGLEYIHSQGVVHRDIKPENILFDENFNVKIADFGIACEETLCDLLVQDEGTYRWMAPEMLKRKAYNRKVDVYSFGLILWEMVSGRLPYDNMIPFQVAFAVAHYNMKPILAPDCPKALRPLITQCCAFHPDKRPDFWHIVKILEQFQSVLSQGGCLDTLKSSTCPDHKKGLLHWIQNLKPSHSP comes from the exons ATGGAGAAGGAGAACTCATGGCTCACGAGGGCCAGGTTTTCACACACCGTCTACACAAGGGTTGGTCCCCGAGGGGTGGATGTTGCTCCTCTTGGCAGGGATGTGGAGCAGAAACTTCTGAAATTTGTGAGCATGGGAAAGTCTGTTTCAATGCCCATTGATCGAGACAATGAGGAAACAAAGGCTACATTGAAGCACACTGCTAGTTTGCCATCAATTCAATCCTTGCTTCAGGTTGATAAGGAAAAGGTCAGCAAGCAGAAGGTGAATCTGGAGATTCCTTTAAGCCCTCCAGTGGACTCTAGGAAATCCAAGGGCCCAAAGGCAAGGAGCCTGGTCAAGAGCCCAAGCTCGATGATGCTCCTCAGTTACTTGAACAAGGCGCACACAAATCAAGGTTCCAGCCTAGAAAAGGCTGATGGATCTCAGCGAAAGGCGAGGTCGAAGTCCCCTCTTCCCTGCTTAGAACCTTCCGAAGTATTCAGGGAAGCTAGGGCTAGTGGCCAGAGGTTCACAAGCCCTCCCCCAAAACGAGTGGGATCTGAAAAGAGCATATATGGCAAATCGTTTGGCAGGGAAGTGTCTGATATGTGTCCTAGCTCTGATTGGTGTTCGACTCCGGTGGTCTCTAATAAGCACAAGTCTCAGAAGGATAGCTTATGGACAAGGAGATACTTTGACAGTGGTGGAAAGAGGAGGGTTAGTTCACTGGACACCATGAGGGGCTGTAGGGTTAGCATGGCTGAGGCGGTTCAATCAACGATAGATTGGACACTTGATCGATCCAAGCTGCTTGTTGGGCACAGGTTTGCTTCTGGAGCATATAGCCGATTGTACAAAGGAGTCTATGATGATAAACCAGTTGCCATTAAATTTATCCGCCAGCCTGATGATGACGACAATGggaagattgctgcgaagctTGAAAAGCAGTATAACACCGAGATCAATGCATTATCTCACCTGTATCACAAGAATGTGATCAAG CTAGTAGCAGCCTATAAATGTGAACCGGTTTTTTACATTCTTACCGAGTTTCTTCCTGGAGGTTCCTTGAGGTCATACCTGCACAGCACACAGCACCATCCCATTCCTCTGGAGAAGATCATATCCATCGCTCTTGATATTGCCCGTGGGTTGGAGTACATACACTCTCAGGGTGTTGTCCACCGTGATATTAAGCCTGAGAACATCCTGTTTGATGAGAACTTCAATGTCAAGATTGCCGATTTTGGCATTGCCTGTGAGGAGACGTTATGTGATTTGCTAGTTCAGGATGAGGGCACATACCGCTGGATGGCCCCTGAGATGCTCAAACGCAAGGCATACAACCGGAAGGTGGATGTATATAGCTTTGGACTGATCCTTTGGGAAATGGTATCTGGAAGGCTTCCTTACGACAACATGATCCCTTTCCAGGTGGCTTTTGCCGTTGCACACTAC AACATGAAGCCAATCCTTGCTCCAGATTGCCCAAAGGCTCTGAGACCCTTGATTACGCAGTGCTGTGCATTCCATCCCGACAAGAGGCCAGATTTCTGGCATATCGTGAAAATCCTGGAACAGTTCCAGTCGGTTCTGTCGCAAGGTGGCTGCCTGGACACTCTGAAGAGCAGCACCTGCCCTGACCACAAGAAGGGGCTGCTGCATTGGATTCAGAATCTTAAACCGTCACATAGCCCCTGA